CGTAAAGGTAGGGGCGACAGCTTCAGCTTCTTCCACAGAGACTATCAGCGTATCTTGATCAGTAGCCTGCTCATCATCAGTGACAGTCAGGGTGACTTCATATTGGCCGATTCCGAAGTCCACCTCAAGCTGTTCGCCATTGGCACTTCCTCCGTTCCAGCTCCATTGATAGTCAACGATCTGTCCGTCAGGGTCACTAGACTGAGAGGCATCCAGACTTACACTTTCTGTACCATTTCTATCTTGATCAGAGAGTGTGATATCATCACCAGCATTGGCAATAGGTGCCATATTCTCTTCTTCCTCTTCCAATACATCAAGTTGAAAGCTGGTAGCAGCGGACTCATTATTGCTGTCTGTGGCGGTAAGAGTGATTGTTGCTTTGCCAAACTGCTCAGGAGTCAGGCTGATAGTGAGTTGCTCAGCTTGAATGCTGGGCTGTGCAAGATTTGTGTTATCGCTGGAAGCTGAGAGCTCCAGGGTTTCATCATCTACATCGCTGAAGACCCCGCTGATGTTGATAGTAATATCCTCATCGTTTTCATTAGCCTTGATATCATCCAGGGTTTTGGCAACAGTAGGTGCATCATTGACCGGACTTACTAGCAGGGAGAAGGTTTGCTGTGCCTGGTTTTGGCTGTCCTCTATATCGGTGGCAATAACGGATACGTCTTGTGGTCCGCCAAAGGCATCAGTTTTAGCTTCAATAGTGATGTCACCATTATTGGCATTAATGCTAAGGGAAGCAAAGTCCAGACTGTGGTCTAAAGCATAAGTTGCTTTAGGAGTATTGTCCTCAGGGTTGAGGGTGACTTTTACTTTCTCTTCAAAGTCTTCCTCCAGCTGAAGCTGGTTTTGCGAGAGCGTAAAGGTAGGGGCGACAGCTTCAGCTTCTTCCACAGAGACTATCAGCGTATCTTGATCAGTAGCCTGCTCATCATCAGTGACAGTCAGGGTGACTTCATATTGGCCGATTCCGAAGTCCACCTCAAGCTGTTCGCCATTGGCACTTCCTCCGTTCCAGCTCCATTGATAGTCAACGATCTGTCCGTCAGGGTCACTAGACTGAGAGGCATCCAGACTTACACTTTCTGTACCATTTCTATCTTGATCAGAGAGTGTGATATCATCGCCAGCATTGGCAACAGGCTTAATGTTCTCTTCTTCCTCTTCACTAACTACAATTTGTACAAAAAAATTGTTACTCTTAGCTTCGCCGTCGTCCACGTAGACTTCGACACTCAAAACACCTTCTTCAAAATCATCATCAGGCGTAACTGTATTGCCATCTACCTCATAATTTTCGCCTTCTAAAATAGTTAATGTAAAATCATCAGGATAATTATTGTCTTCATCCTCTACACTTAGATCTTCCAGTCTGATTGTTACAGGTTCTTCTTCTTTCGTTGTAAAAGATTTTGCCCCGGTTATAAAGGGAGCATCATTTACATCTTGGATATTTATAGTAAATGATTCAGATATAGTTTCATCAGTAGCTACATCTCTGGCATTAATAGTAATGTTGTAAGCCGTTTGCTTTTCAAAATTGAGTACCTCAGTAGTCAACAATTTATTATCTACCACTTTAGAAGGAACATTAGTACCCTCCAGTGTATATTCTGCTTCACCATCCTCTGAAGATAGAATGCCTACTTCCGTTTCTACAGGCTCATTCTCGTCTACTGAATTTCCTTCTAGTCTCAAATTACTTATCGCAATAGCTTTGTAGTAAGGAAAAGTAAAATTTACTGTACTAAAAGCTTTGCCCGCTGCCAGTATAGGCAGTAGTAGTAATAGGTAAATAGTGAAAGCAGGCCTTAACATCTTGTATGTCATTTAATGTTCAGTGCGTGAGTGAATATTACTTATTAATAAAATTATAAAAAAAATAAATAATATTACATTTTCAAATATAAAACAAAAACAGGAATATTTCTAAAAAATCTTTATAAACTGATGATTAGGTACAGCTGGCAGATTAAACTCCTCAGATAAAAAATACGAGGACGAAGCTCATTGTTATAAAAAATATATAGAAAATACCCTAAAAAATGAAATTTTGATAGATAATATGTTATGCTTCTTACAGAATAATTCAAAAAATGAAGCAGATCGTGCGCTAAAATTTCTTAAAAGTATTTAATGTAAGTTTTATATAAAAATAATAGTATACCTTTTCCTGTATACGCTACTACTGATTAAAAAATCTATAGCTAATATTTGAATACTGATGATTATCAGCGATTTGAATTTTACTTGACTTTAATCCTAAGTAATCCTTAATAATCTGGTTTATTCCCGTAACTTTGTGCCCCATAATATTTGCTAATGTCCAAATCAGAATAATGGGAGGCAACATCTTATGGGTTCAGTAAAGTATATCTTCGTAACGGGAGGCGTTACATCTTCATTGGGAAAAGGAATTATCTCTGCATCGCTGGGGAAACTGCTGCAGGCGAGAGGTTTCAGAGTTACCATTCAAAAATTTGATCCTTATATTAACATAGATCCGGGCACTATGAACCCCTATGAGCATGGCGAATGCTATGTTACTGACGATGGGGCAGAGACAGACCTGGATCTGGGGCATTACGAGCGTTTTCTTAATGTTCGTACCTCGCAGGGTAATAATGTTACTACCGGCCGTATCTATCATAATGTCATTACTAAAGAGCGAGAGGGTGCATACCTGGGCAAAACCGTACAGGTAATCCCCCACATCACCGACGAAATTAAAGCTAATTTCTTTCGCCTGGGGGAGACGGGGGATTACGATATTGTAATTACCGAGATAGGTGGTTGTGTAGGTGATATAGAATCCTTGCCTTTTATAGAGGCAGTACGTCAGGCTCGCTGGGAACTGGGAGGTAGTAACTTTCTGGTTATTCACCTGACGCTGGTACCCTACCTGGAAGCCGCAAAAGAGCTAAAAACCAAACCTACACAGCATTCAGTACAGCGATTATCAGAGGCAGGAGTACAGCCAGATATATTGGTCTGCCGTGCGGAGCAGCATATCCCTATGGATATCAGAAAGAAAATAGCGCTGTTCTGCAACGTAAATATCAACTCGGTTATAGAAGCAGTTGATGCAGACACAATTTACGATGTGCCGCTACTGATGCGCAAAGAGAAGCTGGATGAGCGTGTACTTAGTAAACTTAAGCTATCTCATAAAAAAGAGCCGGATATAGACCAGTGGAAAGAGTTTCTGGGCAGGTTTAAAAATCCGGTAAGCGAGGTTAATATTGGTATCATTGGTAAGTATGTAGAGCTGCCTGATGCTTATAAATCTATCGCCGAAGC
This window of the Porifericola rhodea genome carries:
- a CDS encoding CTP synthase, whose amino-acid sequence is MGSVKYIFVTGGVTSSLGKGIISASLGKLLQARGFRVTIQKFDPYINIDPGTMNPYEHGECYVTDDGAETDLDLGHYERFLNVRTSQGNNVTTGRIYHNVITKEREGAYLGKTVQVIPHITDEIKANFFRLGETGDYDIVITEIGGCVGDIESLPFIEAVRQARWELGGSNFLVIHLTLVPYLEAAKELKTKPTQHSVQRLSEAGVQPDILVCRAEQHIPMDIRKKIALFCNVNINSVIEAVDADTIYDVPLLMRKEKLDERVLSKLKLSHKKEPDIDQWKEFLGRFKNPVSEVNIGIIGKYVELPDAYKSIAEAFVHAGAENECKVRVKWISSETITEDNKEDVLKNLQGILVAPGFGERGIPGKLVTARYARENKIPFFGICLGMQCAVIEFARNVLGLKDANSTEMDENTSHPVIALMEDQKNIVNKGGTMRLGSYACDLKRGSAVYQAYGKKSIQERHRHRYEYNNKYLEQFEKAGMIASGINPDSKLVEVIELKDHPWYVGTQYHPELKSTVLSPHPLFVRFVKAAREHKMLLEEMK